Below is a window of Malania oleifera isolate guangnan ecotype guangnan chromosome 1, ASM2987363v1, whole genome shotgun sequence DNA.
ccctggatttgggatgaattccaacttcgtccaaCCGACGACccgctctggtagacttgtagagaactctgccaggagtatcgtggtggctttagatcgccGATTTGacgactgacggggccaaaatcgacggaagaagaagaaggagccgtaggggtagagagagagagagagggtttcgaCTGAAATTTCTGCGATTAAATCAGTTTAAGTCTATCTATACTGCGGGATTTGTCGaagagccacgtcatcttgtcgacgagttcttaagaaattttgtcgacgaaccttacccttcgtcgatgaaatttagagtagcccgaattcttctctcggtattttctcgtcgatgaagcttgccctcgtggacgaggtcctactataccctcgttgacgaattccctgtatttgtcgatgaggccctgataaatttattgggtATTTTTCCAAAGtgtgatgtcgtcgacgaagtctactgccgccttctgttcctgtttccattctcctccctctttattattaaaatactattattcttcgagtcactacactTATGATatattgagttggggtttcttggattcagttatggacataaaaaattttggttatagattgaggaaatggataatggtttgtttttcttctattcagtgatagtggtggaatcctagtTTAGATGACATTAAGACTGCATTTACTTTGTTAGAGATTTTTgcgcttgtctttggtccttaaaatttaatttgctaacttgagtttgactgtAAAAGCTTttaatatataggaggtttcgagttgtcattctttaatgggttttaatgttcataagtggctttcacttatttatatgacatttagttttTGACCTTTCACAATATTCTATACATTATTGTTCTtaaccaagtgttttagattttcaatgataagcctaAAATCGTCTCTTTTCTTGCATGTATCAACAGTtgagaggcgcgagttagaatgactttaagtttttactaatcatgcatacgtttctttgtacatggtgTAGACACTTTATTTTTGTTcgagccaaatataacaaaggtgtcgttttactattattataattattagtattattacttttagtattattattattattagggtattttcactattattattattattattattagctttagtattattactattgtttttattagtactattaccattattattcttattcttattattattattattattattattattatttatcatttttagtattattattgttaatattatcattacttttaaatattattattattactttattattattattattatcattattattattattattattattattatttttatttttattttttattcttattattattattattagaagaagataaaaaacaaaaaagggggCGCTCCTTGGGGTTTAGAAGAAAAGCCTTTAAAAAGGCATGAGAACACAGCTTTTTTAGAGGTGGGGGTGGGGTTGTGTTTTGGGGGTCTCCCATCTCTCTCATCTCTCCCTACCTTGGACCCGGCGGCACAACctccctctctcattctctcctaAATCTCTCTGCCGCACCCAGCAAAGCTCgatctctccctctccctccccCTCATTCTCTCTGCCTCGCCACCGCCATACATAGCCACGACCACGCCTGAGAGTTTCTCTCGCCGCCGTCGCGCTCATCACCATCTCCACCGTACCAGACCACCCCTGCTCTAGCTCCTCCCTCTTCCTCTTGTTCTCCCTAACTCCTGTCATCCTCACCGGCAGACGACGGCCATCACCAACCTCACCAACTGACGAGGAGCTCATACACACAACCCCATCCTATAGCCCAGCATGGCGTCACCGTCGCCGGCAACCTCTCCAGCCCACAGCTCCAGCCACTCGTCATCTCCGTCTCCAGCCAAGCCCCACCACAGACGGCCACTCCACATAGCCACATACTCCACGCACGCCCGCAGGCAACAGCAGAGACGTCCGCTGAGCAGgactctccctctcctctctcatGGCCCTCACGCCACAGCAGCAGCAGGAGCCCAGGCAGCAACCACTCCGACCATCCCATGCACGGCACCACCCAACTCCGGCGGCCACTCCCTTGTAAGTCCCCTGCATGCAGGCCACGTGCACACACACAAACGCTGCACACACGGTTGCACAACACAACACATACACTGAAATACACACCAGTATACGGACCCACACACACAAACCtgcacacacactaactcacgcacacaacacacacatgctaattatttatttatttattattattgtgttaagctttttatttttattttttattttagttatttattttatttgttattagtatatatgttaaatgattAGGGAGGAGTTTTACTCTGTTTTATGTAATATTTACGTTTAAATTATTGTATATATGCTAAATGATTAATATTAGTATGGTAGAATTTTTATGGATATTATATAttcattatattaatattttggaattagcatcttaataatattgtatatttattattgtgataatgtggtatTACATATTTAATAGCTTagtgttttattgatattatatttttagtaaattaataattttagttatatgtatatcacatattagcatgttggtaaatattacatatttagcatttttttttaatattacatatttagtgatttagggtttaatagatattatatatttagtaaattagtattttaatcacatttttagcattaattatttttagtatattaatatagttagtattaattattagtatcttagtatatttagtattaactatttttagtatattaatatgtttagtattaatcattattagaatcttaatatatttagtattaactatttttagtatattaatatatttagtatcttaatatattgagtattaattattcttagtatattaatatatttagtgCTACCTATTTCTAGTATCTGAATATATTAAACATGAACTATCTTTAGTATATCAATaaatttagtatcttaatatatttagtgtcaactatttttagtatattaatatatctagtattattcatttttaaatgtTTAGTATTATGGATGTTTAGTATGTTAATACTTCATTATTTACTGTAGTGTTTTTCAGTATATATAGAGTcatgtattttattattactatttttttagtattttagcattATTTATTAGGatattaatatttatcattattattatcattattattattttggtctaTACCATATTGAAGTGCAAAAAACCAGctttagggttcaaatcttgcaatgagaagcatatctttcttgttgtgtccCTTAGCTTATGTTCTAGAGTTTAGATATTcacaatatatattatattacccttagaattaatttcagccgttggatcaataagatacttcgcgtgtctttttaataaagagctgatttttagactttcccgTGAGTTCACGCTCCTGAAGTAtaaacttcaggcgcctgaggttccaaggtcaagcgaccgaagagcctcggctaggttttgtcttctccatttaattcttcaggcgactgaacttaatctttaggcaaccgaaaaaattcttcaggctactgaggtttgagtttaggcgaccgaactacccattctctcaaatttttatttctaactaaaaagtctgcttggcttctttttttaggtctttcataaaatatatttttcatgattttgaaaaaatttcaaggtccatgagagttttctaatgatgtacatgaaatgcatgaattctaaaaccattctaagttataatgagcctcaaattaaatcatatgaaaatgttaatacatgagcTCTAAAtgccctttcccaagatattcttgaactttgcctatcgcatcttgattcccgtactctttgagttccatggatcttgtcaagatttattaactttccgtgcatgcttagtgaaaatcctattcacaaactcaatgcacagatcaaatatcaagtgatttgtcaatatcaaaacaagattggactcgtagagtcaacatgtgtcttttgtatatatgttttgtactgtgttatgcatcttgcatccattttagacatgcatcCTACTTAGCCATTATTCTAGAAAAAACCAATAATAAAACCCGGCCcaggcctaattttcaaaaaggaccaaacccatatttcaaaagGGGGCTTCGAGCCTATTACTTAAAAATCCAGGCCAACATTTTTAAAGCAAGCCAAGCCCAATGCTCTTTAAACTCGGGCCTCGACCCATTAGAAATTAGCTTGAAGCCTATATTTTGAAACActtgaggtccaagtgcacatcaaAGTCCACAAGCCTACATTGAACCAACCCAATGGGTTGACTCGCCCGAGTTAACCCCAAACCCAGATCATAACCTGATCCTTCATAGGAtttaaggtacatggaccatcatcaaggaaatgagtGGTCAagggaggaattgaattgaattagtggtccatcaatggtcgGTTTAATCATGAAACCTTTCATTAGTCGAtggggatttttctagaattctagcaaagtatttatttaagttacattgcattcatgcacttcacgcatagccatgcacgataggctgcatgaaTGTTCACACCCTTATTTGCTCGTATCTTTGCACTAGTTACACCCATgtataaacacccattgcataacataatcatgcattccatgctcaGTTCCATAATCATGCATGCATATTATCTTCCATAAGTCGGTGATCACATCCCTATTTTCTGTAAAACCAGTTCACTAAGGTGTGGTAGAATCAAGATCCAGAATCCCAACATTGAGAAGAATAAGACCATCTCGCTGCATCCTTATAATACTAGACGAaaggcaaaagaaatgagtgaacaactGGGAAATAGGGTTCTGGACATAGAACAAGGACATGAAGAATTGACTAAGAAAATGAGCAAAATcctggaattgttgatgaacaaaggaaaagaggTACAAGATGATCCTAAGATAGATACGGACCCCACTCATCCTTTGGGGTTCACCCCGGTTCATGGACAAGCATCAGCTCCACCACCTGGCATCATGGGGGGGTCCAATGCCTAATATATCTCCCTTCATCCCTACGGTGCCAGCATAGGGGTTCCCAGTGGCAGGAACTCCCTCGCTAGTAGCTTTTGATATGGGAATGAACAGATCTGAGGCCGAGCGTTGTTATGACGTgttggaggagcgcttgaaagccATTGAGGGATCTAATACATTTGACTTCGTTGATCTTAGTGACTtgtgcctcgtgccaaaggtGATCTTGCCATCGAAATTTAAAGTCCCGGATTTCAAAAAAATTCGATggaacccactgtcctcggaTCCACTTGCGCCTCTATTGCTAGAAAATGGCTGCACACACTGACgatgagaggttgatgatgcattgcttttaGGATAGCTTGATTCGAGCAACTATCAAATGATACATTCAGCAAGATCGAGCTCGAATCCacacttggaaagatctggcgaATGCTTTTATAACTCAAtaccgccatgtgatagaaatgacacctgatcgcatgaccctacaaagcatgcaaatgaaacctaacaAAACGTTCAAAGAATATgtatatagatggagggacatgtccatccaaatGAGCCCTTCGGTGGAAGATAGgaaggctatctccctattcgtgaatacattgaaagatctttactttgggcatctcttaggtGCATCCCCCCATGACTTTGTGGATATTGTTTCTACCAAAGAGAGAATTGAAATGGCCATCAAAGTcagaagaaccaaaagtggtggCACAAAAACTAATCCGAGCAAGAAGTGGACCAATAGGAAGAAAGATGAAGAAGCACAGATGAGTCAGGGGCATCCTTACCAAGAGGGTAAGGCCCGGTGGACGAATAAGAACTTTGCTTACAAGCCCatagtccatcagatagtgcagccaggtgcgcaaccccaagcaTTTTCCCTCGGGCCTAGGCCTGTTACAAGTCAACTGAATGTTCAGGACACAGGAGGGGGCCCCTCGATggaaagaaagggaaaataaattcaACCTATTCTGATGACTTATGCAGAATTGTTCCCACAATTGGTGGCAATTCAAATGGTTGTACCAATACTAGGATTATTGCTGCAGTCCCCTTTtccaaggtggtacgacccaaatgctcgatgcgagtatcattctagggcaataggtcattcaattgaaaaatgttggcattTTAAGCATAatgtacaaaccttaagagatttgggtctactGGAGTTTGACACAGAGGAGCTCGTTGTGCAACGTTAGAAGAATATTTTGAAGCTTATATCAAAtaaagaagtacaacaagttaTGGACCAGGGATATTCTGCATGTGGTCTAAATGAATGTGTTTACTctttgaccatggaaacagagatATACAATTGACAAGATTTTGATCGCCCGCCCCCTTCATGGATGCTTTTGATTTCTTTTGTTGTAACTTGTTAACGCTTCTGTCTCGGAAACTTCCTTTCTTATCaatgaaatgaaattatgcatttttgtATATCACTTGCCTCATAAGTTCAATTGcaaaaattttgtttactcgtgtttcaTCCTAAgataaggaaaacaaaaatactaGTATTCATGAGCCACAAGCAGATGTTAGTTATGAAAATTCAAGCTAGGATACAGAAGTAAATGAATATGAAACAATGATCATTATTCTATGTATTCAAATACTGCGAAGAAGTGTTTTGAAAGCCTTAGCAAAATATCTTTttgttccatgaatctcatgtcggTCCACTaatcatgttttgatcaaatgatagatgaccACCTTTGGCCGActagttatccctaaaaagaatcaaatattgatttaccatttgttaaccgaTTAGAACCAGATTGTTAAaccaatttttcttaaaagtcaattcaccaaaaatttaacttgggtttaGGTTTCTTAGCGTTTGGcgagtcatttgagacaataatcattaccaaaaggatggcagaccatttttctactacccaaaagacAGGCAAAGaagaagtcccttgcaagcccttttgagtcTAAAAGAATttaattcttgattaacccgtcaaaggatcacaccccacactggggcagttttaaaaaggTCAGTCCCAAAGGAGGTCTAAATAACATGCTAAAAAGTCCTTCATGAAAGGAAAACAAAAAGTGCAGTAAAAGAAGAATATGTagggaaaataaaaagaaagaaagagaaagaaagggaCATGATTCGTATGTGATATTTGACTATCAAATACCTATGatgagattgataaattttgaaccttatttaaatctttctttttttaacccatacccctagcctacgtTACGGTCCAagtgaaagtcctgaccagattggtatacattgttgtctcaaatgacttgttagactcaatgttgagtctaaactacgtaatgacctgatcctaaaaaggtacgtaggcagttTATTCAAATAACAAGTTCGATTGATATCTTACAAAGTGCCTCAACTCAAGCTGGGGCAGAAAATGTTATTAtaggatgggatttttgagccttagttttccttttcttCTAAAAACCTatatccttaagcctacgtttcgtcttaagtcttaaagaccatcttgagatcaaa
It encodes the following:
- the LOC131160132 gene encoding uncharacterized protein LOC131160132 — protein: MASPSPATSPAHSSSHSSSPSPAKPHHRRPLHIATYSTHARRQQQRRPLSRTLPLLSHGPHATAAAGAQAATTPTIPCTAPPNSGGHSLVLQVAAISILTSRSGGYC